AATTAATCCGGATAATACTGCCGTTCATAGCTCGATCAAACAATGGATTGAATGCATAAATACACCTCTAATTGTTAGCAGTGAAGACCGCTATTCCAGTCAGCGACGACCGATGATAACTCATGTTATTCCGCCTTTAAGTTATGAAGAACGCAAGCAGCTTTGGCAAGATTATCTAGGTTCGGTAGCATCTGAATTAAACGGACAGCTCGAACGAATTGCCGGACAATTTCATTTAAATGTGAATGGCATTCAAACAGCGAGTCAACAAATGCTGGCAAACTCTACGGCTGAACCGGATGAGTGGAGCCAACAACTTTGGTCGATTTGCCGAATGCAAGCCCGTCCTCGGTTGCAAGATTTAGCCCAGTATATTCAACCGAAAGCCTCGTGGAATGACTTGGTTTTACCGGAAGGATTGCAAGATATTTTGCAGGAAATGGCAGCCCATTTGCGACAGCGCGTAAAAGTCCAAGAAGAGTGGGGATTTCGTCAGAAAAATAGTCGGGGTTTGGGGTTAAGTGCCCTGTTTGCTGGCGGTAGCGGTACGGGGAAAACCATGGCAGCCGAGGTTTTGGGACAAGAGTTGCAGTTGGATCTGTTTCGCATCGATCTGAGTGCGGTCACCAGCAAATATATTGGCGAAACGGAAAAGAATTTGCAGCGAATTTTTGATGCGGCTGAGGTTGGGGGTACGATTTTATTATTTGATGAAGCAGATGCCATGTTTGGGAAGCGAACGGAAGTTAAAGATAGTCGCGATCGCTATGCGAATATTGAAGTGAGTTATCTGTTGCAGCGTATGGAAGCGTATCAAGGTCTGGCGATTTTAACCACGAACTTGAAAGATTCCATCGACCAAGCCTTTTTACGGCGCATTCCTTTTGTCTTAAACTTTCCGTTTCCGAGTAAGGAAGCGCGAGCGGAAATTTGGCGGCGCGTGTTTCCGAAACAAACCCCAACGGAAGATTTAAATTACGAGCGTTTGGCTCAACTTAATGTAACGGGGGGGAATATTCGCAGTATTGCTCTGAATGCGGCGGTTTTGGCCGCAGATGCAGACGAACCGGTGCGGATGGAACATATTTTTAGCGCGACGCAAACGGAATATCTTAAGTTAGGAGCGTTGCTAACCAGTTCGGAAACGAGAGGTTGGTTTAAACAATAAGAGCCTTATCTACCAGAAAATCGAATTCACAACGGCAAGCAAAATTGCTCAATCTGCCAATTATCTCCCGGCACGGCCGCCGCCGCAAGGGTATTCTCCCCACGCTCTAGGGGAAATAAATGCCAATCCGTAGTTTCTGTTTCTGAAGATAGCGAGATACTTGCACTATTCTCATTTAAAATAACCTCAGCTTCTTCCAGTCCGACTAAGCCAATTCCCCGAGCTTTGAGATACGCTTCCTTATATGTCCAGTAGCGGAAAAAGAGAGCGGACTGTTCGCTGGGAGTTGCACTGGCGATCGCCTCATATTCTCTCGGTAAAAAAAAACGTTTGGCTAACGAGAGGGCATTGGGCATCGGACGGAGCACTTCCAGATCGACTCCGATACGCTGATGCCAGACAAAACCATAAACTGCCCGTCCTTGCGAGTGAGACAGATTAAAGTTGAGATCGGATGCGGGAGAGGCTAAACTGGGTTTCCCGCGATCGCTATACGCAAATTGAATGACTTTCGGTTGTATCTGTAAATACCCGGCTAACAACCGGCGCAAAATACCGCGGGCCAGGATAAAATAATCCCGATGTTCGGGAAAATGAAATCGTTGCGCTCTCTCCACTTCATCGGGAGACAGAAGAGAGAAAAACTGCGGCACTTGGTTCTGGTACGCCTGGAGATCGACATGCCAAATATGGATCTGGCGATCGCCCAAACCATCTCCTATTCTCCCATCCAAACCATTCCATTCATCCTCACGCACAGCACCCAACCCGATTAGTTATTTATTATTAATTATTTGCGTAACGTCCATCGCCGAGCCGGAGTTTGAGGAGTCTTACCATTATGACCATTACCGTTATGACTCGGCTCGGGAACAACCTGTCCGTTTGCTTCGCGATCGCTAACCGCAGTCTCCACAACCGCTGATTCTACTGGAGGCAGCAACGGTTGAATATCCGTTTCTTCCCCATTAATGGCAATGCCCAATAGTCGATAATCTTCCGAATCTTCCAGCAGGTCAATGGTATCGCCCAATGGACCAGCAACAGTATAGCCCGCCCGAGTCACCAAAACTATGCCATCCGTATACCCCTCCAACATCAACGGATCGTTGCACATATCCAACGACGAAGCATCCACCACGATAAAATCAAAGCGCTGGCGAGCATCTTCCAGCAACATGCGCATCTCCGCCGACTCAATGACTGCTGCGGCATATTCGTAAGGGCCGAAACTAGGCACAATATAGAGATTGTGAATGCTGGGAACGAAGCGAATGCAATCGCTCAATTGACTGTAATAGCGCAAGGGTTCCAGACGAGGCAGATCGTCCGCCGCCATATCGAACACATGGGCAAAACTGGGATTGCGCAAGTCCGCTTCCACGAGCAGAGTCCGCTTGCCCGCTCTAGCAGAGGCGATCGCCAAATTATACGCCGTCACCGTCTTCCCTTCCTGCCGAGTACAACTGGTAACTAACACAACTTTCGGCTTCTCTTCCACTTGGCGCAACGTACTGCGGAAGCGTTCGTATGAATCCAGATAAGGAGAATGGGGCGAAACGATCGCCGGCACTTCCACGCCATAGCGCTTCCACTCTTCCACTAAAGGCAGAATACCCAAGAGCGCCACTTCGCGCTCGGTCACAAAATCGCGAATATCCTCCATAGTTTGCATCGCCTTGGCCAGCATTCCCAAGCCAAAAATCGCCACTGCTCCCAACAAACTTCCTCCCACTGCTCCCGCTGGCAATAACAAGCGCATGGGTAATGGTCGAGTTGGTGGAATTCGTTCCGCTAATTGCGGTCCCTGGGCCAATTCCAAATTACCCACGGCTTCAGCTTCGGCGGTTTGTGCGTCGATTAATCTCGCCTGAATCGTATCGTAAAACTGCTTTTTCAAGGCAACTCTCTGTTGCAAGCGAGCTTGTTCGGCTTGAGTATTGGGAAGTTGAGCGTATTCTTGCCTTAGCTCTCCCGAAACGGTTTGGGCAACTGCCAGTTCTTTTTGCAACGTTTCTTGCTGCGTTTGCAAGGCCACCAGTTCCTGCGCCAGAGCTTGACGGGCCGGATCTAGGCTGCTATCCCTGCGAATTTGCTCGCCACTGACCAAAGGAGCTGCCAACCCATCGCCGCCAATAACTTCTGCCGCTCTGGTGGCTAACAAATTCTCTGACGATCGCAATTGCCGGCGCAGTTCGATCATCTGCGGATTATCCGGGCGCAAGGTTTGAGCCAGTATTAGCTCTTGCGATTCTAGCTCGTATAATTGCGATCGCAATCGTTGAATAATCGGATCGGCACTCAACGCGGCTGAGGCATAAGCTTGATCGGGAGTTAAGCCCAACTGTCGCTCCAAACTCCGCATCTGCGCTGCAATGGACTCCAGTTGCAACTGTAATTGTCGTTGCTGTTGTTCGTTCCCCGTAATTGCGCCCGGTAATTG
This window of the Roseofilum casamattae BLCC-M143 genome carries:
- a CDS encoding ATP-binding protein, with the protein product MTLVLPPNFNSYQQNRQVFMQGIDRIKLALEYFQQHQHSLSLEPPVWPQYSHLSLLQAEFQLSNFEIDLILLCAGCEIDPVINIICGEIRGNSNLNAPTLMLALAVLPEANFSILSPEKPLLSWQLITMEPHAILTQAPLKINHRLLCYLLGEDTVDPQLQGYVRAGNSSGSHTPLAQSHQDLVEQAMHSWSSQRSMQDFPVLQLCGSDIQTSYQIAEAIAEQMGFNLQVIAAKTLPQNIKELYNLRLIWEREAMLSWRILLLDAYEINPDNTAVHSSIKQWIECINTPLIVSSEDRYSSQRRPMITHVIPPLSYEERKQLWQDYLGSVASELNGQLERIAGQFHLNVNGIQTASQQMLANSTAEPDEWSQQLWSICRMQARPRLQDLAQYIQPKASWNDLVLPEGLQDILQEMAAHLRQRVKVQEEWGFRQKNSRGLGLSALFAGGSGTGKTMAAEVLGQELQLDLFRIDLSAVTSKYIGETEKNLQRIFDAAEVGGTILLFDEADAMFGKRTEVKDSRDRYANIEVSYLLQRMEAYQGLAILTTNLKDSIDQAFLRRIPFVLNFPFPSKEARAEIWRRVFPKQTPTEDLNYERLAQLNVTGGNIRSIALNAAVLAADADEPVRMEHIFSATQTEYLKLGALLTSSETRGWFKQ
- a CDS encoding 4'-phosphopantetheinyl transferase family protein, which translates into the protein MREDEWNGLDGRIGDGLGDRQIHIWHVDLQAYQNQVPQFFSLLSPDEVERAQRFHFPEHRDYFILARGILRRLLAGYLQIQPKVIQFAYSDRGKPSLASPASDLNFNLSHSQGRAVYGFVWHQRIGVDLEVLRPMPNALSLAKRFFLPREYEAIASATPSEQSALFFRYWTYKEAYLKARGIGLVGLEEAEVILNENSASISLSSETETTDWHLFPLERGENTLAAAAVPGDNWQIEQFCLPL
- a CDS encoding GumC family protein, whose translation is MTSPLIKKYKIALEKYWLAIPLGLLLGAAGGGVFAIMQPPAGLTTFKFQAALQITSPEITISETGESILAQREQLKENPEQLLLTPEVLENIATHSKVSITPKELQKQASIKHNSKLPNLLIITVTLENKFQANKITELLIEETIKQSRNLNTSRLLAIIATLEERLPKVETELRSAEVELEQFIRKTEFDELKRAQLPGAITGNEQQQRQLQLQLESIAAQMRSLERQLGLTPDQAYASAALSADPIIQRLRSQLYELESQELILAQTLRPDNPQMIELRRQLRSSENLLATRAAEVIGGDGLAAPLVSGEQIRRDSSLDPARQALAQELVALQTQQETLQKELAVAQTVSGELRQEYAQLPNTQAEQARLQQRVALKKQFYDTIQARLIDAQTAEAEAVGNLELAQGPQLAERIPPTRPLPMRLLLPAGAVGGSLLGAVAIFGLGMLAKAMQTMEDIRDFVTEREVALLGILPLVEEWKRYGVEVPAIVSPHSPYLDSYERFRSTLRQVEEKPKVVLVTSCTRQEGKTVTAYNLAIASARAGKRTLLVEADLRNPSFAHVFDMAADDLPRLEPLRYYSQLSDCIRFVPSIHNLYIVPSFGPYEYAAAVIESAEMRMLLEDARQRFDFIVVDASSLDMCNDPLMLEGYTDGIVLVTRAGYTVAGPLGDTIDLLEDSEDYRLLGIAINGEETDIQPLLPPVESAVVETAVSDREANGQVVPEPSHNGNGHNGKTPQTPARRWTLRK